One window of Desulfovibrio subterraneus genomic DNA carries:
- a CDS encoding type 1 glutamine amidotransferase domain-containing protein → MSKTVLMVLTSHDSLGDSGHPTGWWLEEMAAPYLLFRDAGLEVTVASPQGGKAPLDPRSVEEQAQNEWTRRFMQSKEAQEAVNDTIPVDMVRAEDYDVLFFPGGHGPMFDLAVDESVSELITDFILEKKPVAAVCHGPAALLAAKDGNDNPVVAGKKVTGFSNTEEIAVALHEVVPFLLEDALKEKGGRYECGPEWQPHVVEDGLLLTGQNPASSLPLAEAVLKRLGVNFVRK, encoded by the coding sequence ATGTCCAAAACCGTTCTTATGGTGCTTACTTCTCATGACAGTCTGGGAGACAGCGGTCATCCGACAGGATGGTGGCTGGAAGAAATGGCTGCGCCGTATCTGCTGTTCCGTGATGCGGGACTGGAGGTGACTGTAGCTTCTCCGCAGGGAGGCAAGGCCCCCCTCGATCCCCGCAGCGTCGAGGAGCAGGCTCAGAACGAATGGACCCGCCGGTTCATGCAGAGCAAGGAAGCGCAGGAAGCTGTGAATGACACTATTCCCGTTGATATGGTGCGTGCCGAGGACTATGACGTGCTGTTCTTCCCCGGCGGCCATGGCCCCATGTTCGACCTTGCCGTGGACGAATCCGTGTCTGAGCTGATTACGGATTTCATTCTGGAAAAGAAGCCTGTTGCCGCCGTGTGTCATGGACCTGCAGCCCTGCTGGCTGCAAAAGACGGCAATGACAATCCCGTTGTTGCGGGAAAAAAGGTGACCGGCTTTTCCAATACGGAAGAGATCGCCGTGGCCCTGCATGAGGTCGTTCCCTTCCTTCTGGAAGATGCCCTGAAAGAAAAAGGGGGCCGGTATGAATGCGGCCCTGAATGGCAGCCCCATGTTGTTGAAGATGGTCTGCTGCTGACAGGGCAGAATCCCGCATCCTCGCTGCCTCTTGCTGAAGCCGTGCTCAAACGCCTCGGAGTGAATTTCGTGCGCAAATAA
- a CDS encoding calcium/sodium antiporter: MLYAIASIIIGLVLLVWSADRFVDGAASTARHFGMPPLLIGMVIVGFGTSVPEMLVSALSAMQGNPGLALGNAYGSNIANIALILGAAALISPIIVHSQVLRRELPLLLGISAVSILLLWDGSLSRLDSAILLIMFACIMGWSIMQGMRARTDAFSKEMDVEMASSIMPLKKSVMWLVVGLVLLILSSRMLVWGAVTIAQSLGVSDLIIGLTIVALGTSLPELASSVAAALKKEHDIALGNVLGSNLFNTLAVVGIAGSIHPLEVENAVLFRDMPIMLGLTLSLVFMGLCGRKNARINRFEACLLLLSYVGYNGWLVFTTLA; encoded by the coding sequence ATGCTTTACGCCATTGCAAGTATCATCATCGGACTTGTTCTGCTCGTATGGAGTGCCGACCGTTTTGTGGACGGCGCAGCTTCCACCGCCCGCCATTTCGGCATGCCCCCGTTGCTTATCGGCATGGTCATTGTGGGATTCGGTACTTCGGTACCCGAAATGCTGGTTTCGGCACTTTCCGCCATGCAGGGCAATCCTGGATTGGCGCTCGGAAACGCGTATGGTTCCAATATCGCGAACATCGCCCTTATTCTCGGTGCAGCAGCTCTCATCAGCCCCATCATCGTCCATTCTCAGGTTCTTCGCCGCGAACTGCCGCTTCTGCTCGGTATTTCCGCTGTATCCATACTCCTGTTGTGGGATGGCAGCCTTTCCCGTCTCGACTCGGCCATTCTGCTGATCATGTTCGCCTGCATCATGGGCTGGTCCATCATGCAGGGCATGCGTGCCCGTACCGATGCCTTCAGCAAGGAAATGGACGTAGAGATGGCATCGTCCATCATGCCGCTCAAAAAATCCGTCATGTGGCTTGTTGTCGGTCTGGTACTGCTTATTCTCAGTTCCCGCATGCTGGTGTGGGGTGCCGTGACCATTGCCCAGTCTCTGGGCGTGAGCGATCTCATCATCGGTCTTACCATTGTTGCGCTCGGCACCTCCCTGCCGGAGCTTGCTTCTTCCGTTGCGGCCGCCCTTAAAAAAGAACATGATATCGCCCTTGGCAACGTGCTCGGTTCAAACCTGTTCAACACGCTTGCCGTTGTGGGCATTGCGGGCAGCATCCATCCGCTCGAGGTCGAGAACGCCGTGCTGTTCCGCGATATGCCCATAATGCTGGGGCTGACCCTTTCGCTGGTATTCATGGGGCTCTGCGGCCGCAAGAATGCCCGTATAAATCGTTTTGAAGCGTGCCTGCTGCTCCTGTCCTATGTGGGATACAATGGCTGGCTCGTGTTCACTACGCTGGCATAA
- the mtgA gene encoding monofunctional biosynthetic peptidoglycan transglycosylase, with amino-acid sequence MKTLKLPTPSRPVESDAGRWASLWKTWAGRIPRILLLLLVLGVLDVARFFIWPDVADLKKSNPETTAFMEYRKEQWENMGRKKNTVRHQWVRLRDISPNLVKAVTIAEDDRFWMHEGFDLEGIEEALLRNLEEGRLAAGGSTISQQLVKNLYFSPEKSLTRKLREAVVTWRVENALSKTRILELYLNCIEWGDGIFGIGAASHHYYGKSPSALTPREAASLAAVLPNPLKWTPTSQSRVVKLRTRIILRRLERRLQQDAPGSDG; translated from the coding sequence ATGAAGACTCTGAAACTCCCGACTCCCTCCCGGCCGGTGGAATCTGACGCCGGCCGGTGGGCGTCGTTATGGAAAACATGGGCGGGTCGCATCCCGCGCATCCTGCTGCTTCTTCTTGTGCTGGGTGTGCTGGACGTTGCCCGTTTCTTCATTTGGCCCGACGTGGCAGACTTGAAGAAGAGCAATCCGGAAACCACAGCCTTTATGGAATACCGCAAGGAACAGTGGGAAAATATGGGGCGCAAAAAGAATACCGTCCGTCACCAATGGGTGCGTCTGCGCGACATTTCTCCCAACCTCGTAAAGGCCGTCACCATAGCGGAGGATGACCGCTTCTGGATGCACGAAGGGTTTGACCTTGAAGGCATTGAAGAAGCGCTTCTGCGCAATCTGGAAGAAGGCAGGTTGGCGGCAGGGGGCAGTACCATTTCACAGCAGTTGGTGAAAAACCTGTATTTTTCACCTGAAAAAAGTCTTACCCGCAAGCTGCGGGAGGCCGTGGTGACATGGCGGGTGGAAAATGCGCTGAGCAAGACCCGCATTCTGGAGCTGTATCTCAACTGCATAGAGTGGGGAGACGGCATCTTCGGCATTGGTGCCGCATCGCACCATTATTACGGCAAATCACCTTCTGCGCTTACGCCCCGAGAGGCTGCCTCTCTGGCGGCCGTGCTGCCCAATCCCCTCAAATGGACGCCCACCTCGCAGTCAAGAGTGGTGAAGTTGCGCACGCGCATCATTCTGCGGCGACTGGAGCGCCGGTTGCAGCAGGATGCCCCGGGATCAGACGGCTAG
- a CDS encoding phosphoribosylformylglycinamidine synthase subunit PurQ: MAQAKTLVITGYGTNCEVESAHAARLSGADVADIAYFSDLVAGRTRLTDYNFLIFPGGFLDGDDLGSALAAAQRWRHAATEQKEPLLNQLKTFFANGGIILGICNGFQLLVKLGLLPAIGGDYFDRQVSLSHNDSARFEDRWVHLKANPQSPCVFTKGVDMLYLPVRHGEGKIIFRDETVREALISQNLIALQYADPESGEPTEAYPLNPNGSPMGIAGLTDPSGRILGLMPHPEAYNHPTNHPGWTAGETSELGIILVKNGINYLKSL; the protein is encoded by the coding sequence ATGGCCCAGGCTAAGACTCTGGTTATCACCGGATACGGCACCAATTGTGAAGTGGAATCCGCGCATGCGGCACGCCTTTCCGGAGCGGATGTTGCGGATATTGCCTACTTTTCCGATCTCGTTGCCGGCCGTACCCGCCTTACCGACTACAACTTCCTGATCTTCCCCGGCGGCTTCCTCGACGGGGACGACCTTGGATCCGCACTGGCCGCTGCACAGCGCTGGCGCCACGCCGCCACGGAGCAGAAAGAACCCCTGCTCAACCAGTTGAAGACCTTTTTTGCCAACGGTGGCATCATTCTCGGCATCTGCAACGGTTTTCAGCTTCTGGTGAAGCTGGGTCTGCTTCCCGCCATCGGCGGTGACTACTTCGACCGTCAGGTTTCGCTTTCCCATAACGATTCCGCCAGGTTCGAAGACCGCTGGGTACACCTTAAGGCCAACCCCCAGAGCCCCTGCGTGTTCACCAAGGGCGTAGACATGCTTTACCTTCCCGTACGCCACGGCGAGGGCAAGATCATCTTCCGCGACGAGACCGTCCGCGAAGCCCTGATCAGCCAGAACCTTATTGCTCTGCAGTATGCTGATCCCGAATCAGGAGAGCCTACCGAAGCCTACCCGCTGAACCCCAACGGTTCTCCCATGGGCATCGCAGGGCTCACCGATCCTTCGGGTCGCATTCTCGGCCTCATGCCCCACCCTGAAGCCTACAACCACCCGACCAACCACCCCGGATGGACCGCAGGTGAAACCAGCGAACTGGGCATTATTCTGGTCAAGAACGGCATCAACTACCTGAAGAGCCTTTAG
- a CDS encoding CTP synthase — protein MKTKFIFVTGGVLSSLGKGLAAASLGVLLKARGLNVTIQKLDPYINVDPGTMNPFQHGEVYVTDDGAETDLDLGHYERFLNVPMSQKNNCTSGSVYYRVITKERRGDYLGGTVQVIPHITDEIKKCILDLASDDLDVAIVEIGGTVGDIEGQPFLEAIRQLRSDLGREHCMYIHLTLVPYLRAAGEHKTKPTQHSVKELRSIGIQPDIIICRCEEPINSDLKRKIALFCNVDHDAVFSAQDVKNIYEVPLCFYEEGLDQKVAIMLRLPAKNADLAAWQKLIHTFNNPVGTVRIGIVGKYVDLKEAYKSLHEALVHGGLANKVKVELEYVNSEEITTHNVKKMLKDLDGILVPGGFGLRGVEGKIIAIRHARENKIPFFGICLGMQLAVIEYSRNVLGLEGATSEEFDEMAKDKVIYLMTEWYDFRRQATEKRDERSDKGGTMRLGTYPCVLKPETNAIRAYNVENIEERHRHRFEFNKAYFQRLEEAGLVFSGLSPDGELVEIVEIKEHPWFLGCQFHPEFKSTPMNPHPLFREFIKASKKNKA, from the coding sequence ATGAAGACCAAGTTTATTTTTGTTACCGGCGGGGTTCTATCCTCTCTGGGCAAGGGATTAGCCGCTGCATCTCTCGGCGTGCTGCTCAAGGCCCGTGGTCTGAACGTGACCATTCAGAAGCTGGACCCGTACATCAACGTTGACCCCGGTACCATGAACCCCTTCCAGCACGGCGAAGTTTACGTTACCGACGACGGTGCCGAGACCGACCTTGACCTCGGGCATTATGAGCGTTTCCTCAATGTGCCCATGAGCCAGAAGAACAACTGCACCTCCGGCTCCGTTTACTACCGGGTCATCACCAAGGAACGCCGTGGCGACTACCTCGGCGGCACCGTGCAGGTCATCCCGCACATCACCGACGAGATCAAGAAGTGCATCCTCGACCTTGCCAGCGACGACCTTGATGTAGCCATTGTTGAAATCGGCGGCACCGTGGGTGACATTGAAGGGCAACCCTTCCTTGAAGCAATCCGCCAGCTGCGCAGCGACCTCGGCCGTGAGCACTGCATGTACATCCACCTTACGCTGGTGCCCTATCTGCGCGCTGCCGGTGAGCACAAGACCAAGCCCACCCAGCACAGCGTAAAGGAACTGCGTTCCATCGGCATTCAGCCCGACATCATCATCTGCCGTTGTGAAGAGCCCATCAACAGCGACCTGAAGCGCAAGATCGCACTGTTCTGCAATGTTGATCACGATGCCGTGTTCTCCGCGCAGGACGTAAAGAATATCTATGAAGTGCCGCTGTGCTTCTATGAAGAAGGGCTGGATCAGAAGGTTGCCATCATGCTGCGCCTTCCTGCCAAGAATGCGGATCTTGCCGCATGGCAGAAGCTCATCCATACCTTTAACAATCCTGTGGGCACTGTGCGCATAGGTATTGTGGGCAAGTACGTGGACCTCAAGGAAGCGTACAAGAGCCTGCACGAAGCATTGGTGCACGGCGGCCTTGCCAACAAGGTGAAGGTGGAGCTCGAGTATGTGAACTCGGAAGAGATAACCACCCACAACGTCAAGAAGATGCTCAAGGATCTCGACGGCATCCTCGTGCCCGGCGGCTTCGGCCTCCGCGGTGTGGAAGGCAAGATTATCGCCATCCGCCATGCCCGTGAAAACAAGATTCCCTTCTTCGGCATCTGCCTTGGTATGCAGCTTGCGGTTATCGAGTACTCCCGCAATGTGCTGGGTCTTGAAGGCGCCACTTCTGAAGAATTTGATGAAATGGCCAAGGACAAGGTTATCTACCTGATGACCGAATGGTACGATTTCCGCCGCCAGGCTACTGAAAAGCGTGACGAAAGAAGCGACAAGGGTGGCACCATGCGTCTGGGAACTTACCCCTGCGTGCTCAAGCCCGAAACCAATGCCATCCGCGCTTACAATGTTGAGAACATTGAAGAACGCCACCGTCATCGTTTCGAATTCAACAAGGCCTACTTCCAGCGCCTTGAAGAGGCCGGACTGGTGTTCTCCGGGCTGTCTCCCGATGGTGAGTTGGTTGAAATCGTGGAAATCAAGGAGCATCCCTGGTTCCTCGGCTGCCAGTTCCATCCGGAATTCAAGTCCACTCCGATGAACCCGCACCCGCTGTTTCGCGAGTTCATCAAGGCTTCCAAGAAGAACAAGGCGTAA
- the kdsA gene encoding 3-deoxy-8-phosphooctulonate synthase gives MYAQLAKPLYDSFVSGPFVFAGPCALESFELALETAHAVKEAASACGLTAVFKSSYDKANRTSLSSFRGPGISKGLEWLARIKEETGLPVVTDIHEPEQAAPVAEVADILQIPAFLCRQTSLLLAAAQTGRIINVKKGQFVAPWDMKPALDKLFSTGNRCILLTERGASFGYNNLVVDFRSLPIMQSFGVPVVFDATHSVQLPGGQGGCSGGDRQYVPKLARAAVAAGVNGVFLECHPDPDKALCDGPNSWPLEKLAPLLKDLSTIWNIDYAC, from the coding sequence ATGTACGCACAGTTAGCTAAGCCATTGTACGATTCGTTCGTTTCCGGCCCCTTTGTGTTCGCAGGCCCCTGCGCACTTGAAAGCTTCGAACTGGCTCTGGAAACCGCCCATGCGGTGAAGGAAGCTGCTTCAGCCTGCGGCCTGACCGCCGTTTTCAAAAGCTCTTATGACAAGGCGAACAGAACCTCCCTGAGCAGTTTCAGAGGGCCCGGCATTTCCAAGGGGCTTGAGTGGCTCGCCCGTATCAAGGAAGAAACAGGTCTGCCGGTCGTAACCGACATACATGAACCGGAACAGGCGGCTCCTGTTGCTGAAGTGGCTGATATTCTGCAGATTCCCGCCTTTCTCTGCCGTCAGACAAGCCTGCTTCTTGCAGCAGCGCAGACCGGCCGCATAATCAACGTAAAGAAAGGGCAGTTCGTGGCCCCATGGGACATGAAGCCCGCACTGGACAAGCTTTTCTCCACGGGCAACCGTTGTATCCTGCTGACAGAACGGGGAGCCTCGTTCGGGTATAATAATCTTGTTGTCGATTTCCGCTCCCTCCCCATCATGCAGTCGTTCGGTGTCCCCGTTGTTTTTGACGCCACCCATTCGGTTCAGCTGCCGGGCGGGCAGGGCGGTTGCTCGGGCGGAGACAGGCAGTACGTTCCCAAGCTGGCCCGCGCTGCCGTTGCCGCAGGGGTAAATGGTGTATTCCTCGAATGCCACCCCGATCCGGACAAGGCTCTTTGCGACGGCCCCAACAGCTGGCCGCTGGAAAAGCTTGCTCCGCTACTCAAAGACCTCTCCACCATATGGAACATAGATTATGCATGCTGA
- a CDS encoding KdsC family phosphatase, which translates to MHAEQVAKDIKVIVLDCDGVLTDGGLYYDSEGNVSKRFNVQDGLGIKVVQKAGIPVAVITGLDSEAVKSRIASLGIDDYFAGFLDKMECLEIIRSKYGVSFEHMAYVGDDWVDLGPMRAVGLPVAVANAQPETKDIALLVTQARGGEGAVREVIRFILKAQGKLEQAMSRWNV; encoded by the coding sequence ATGCATGCTGAGCAGGTAGCCAAAGATATCAAGGTGATCGTGCTGGATTGCGACGGCGTGCTCACTGACGGCGGCCTGTACTACGATTCCGAGGGCAACGTCTCCAAAAGGTTCAATGTGCAGGATGGCCTTGGCATCAAGGTTGTGCAGAAGGCGGGCATTCCCGTGGCCGTCATTACCGGTCTGGATTCCGAGGCCGTGAAGTCCCGCATTGCCTCTCTGGGTATTGATGATTATTTTGCAGGCTTCCTCGACAAGATGGAGTGCCTTGAGATTATCCGGTCCAAATACGGCGTATCCTTTGAGCACATGGCCTACGTCGGCGACGACTGGGTAGACCTTGGCCCCATGCGTGCCGTAGGGTTGCCCGTGGCCGTGGCCAATGCGCAGCCGGAAACCAAGGATATCGCTCTACTCGTGACGCAGGCGCGTGGCGGGGAAGGGGCGGTGCGCGAGGTTATCCGTTTTATTCTCAAGGCGCAGGGCAAGCTTGAACAGGCCATGAGCCGCTGGAACGTATAG
- the lptC gene encoding LPS export ABC transporter periplasmic protein LptC, with amino-acid sequence MRKRYFLIGAVLIGVAGAVVINFATDKAVNEIRQVVQKEQHGPENVVDLTLKGIELQQGEHGEELWRLKAKGAWYDQKEGVVQVSDPVITYILKPDKQELVVRSARGVVNQQARVARLWENVEIERDGGYIRTNLIIYNGTSHTLNMPGVAHFDGPDLFGNATNVTWYLNENLVRAEKDVSVEMLVRQRLDDLAEGEIKDASH; translated from the coding sequence ATGCGCAAGCGCTATTTTTTGATAGGTGCGGTACTTATCGGCGTTGCCGGGGCGGTTGTCATAAATTTTGCGACCGACAAGGCGGTGAACGAAATCCGTCAGGTTGTGCAAAAGGAACAGCACGGCCCGGAAAACGTGGTGGACCTGACGCTGAAAGGCATAGAGCTTCAGCAGGGTGAGCACGGCGAAGAGCTGTGGCGCCTCAAAGCCAAGGGAGCATGGTACGATCAGAAGGAAGGCGTGGTCCAGGTTTCCGACCCCGTGATTACCTATATTCTGAAGCCGGACAAACAGGAACTGGTGGTGCGTTCCGCACGCGGAGTGGTCAATCAGCAGGCCAGAGTTGCCCGGTTGTGGGAAAATGTTGAAATTGAACGCGATGGCGGCTACATACGTACCAACCTGATTATCTACAACGGCACCAGTCACACTCTTAACATGCCCGGAGTTGCCCATTTTGACGGTCCGGATCTGTTTGGCAACGCAACCAACGTGACCTGGTATCTTAACGAAAACCTCGTTCGGGCGGAAAAGGACGTTTCAGTCGAAATGCTGGTCCGTCAACGCCTGGATGATTTAGCGGAAGGAGAAATCAAGGATGCTTCGCATTAG
- a CDS encoding LptA/OstA family protein gives MLRISRWLMAFCLVMLFAGVVHTAQEGEMVPIKVTSDKLSYDATGQKVTFEGNVHVTHPDAQLWSKKIVILLTADDAKAKTKSEDDSAMDPGQIDKIIAEGDVRVKMTDGKTGNCQKATYNLGTGILVMEGSPVLTDGPNSIQGDIINFYVKENKSEVIGSSALPVEALFSAPKRTKK, from the coding sequence ATGCTTCGCATTAGCCGCTGGCTTATGGCCTTTTGCCTCGTAATGCTTTTCGCCGGAGTGGTGCATACCGCGCAGGAAGGCGAAATGGTTCCCATCAAGGTTACCTCCGACAAGCTATCTTATGATGCAACAGGGCAGAAAGTTACTTTTGAGGGGAATGTGCATGTGACACACCCCGATGCCCAGCTCTGGTCCAAGAAAATTGTCATTCTGCTTACGGCAGACGACGCCAAGGCAAAAACAAAGAGTGAAGATGATTCCGCCATGGACCCCGGCCAGATCGACAAGATCATCGCCGAGGGCGATGTGCGCGTGAAAATGACCGACGGCAAGACCGGCAACTGCCAGAAAGCCACATATAATCTTGGCACCGGCATTCTGGTCATGGAAGGTTCTCCGGTTCTCACGGACGGCCCCAACAGCATTCAGGGTGATATCATCAATTTCTACGTGAAGGAAAACAAGAGCGAAGTGATCGGCTCTTCCGCTCTTCCCGTAGAGGCTCTTTTCTCCGCTCCCAAGCGCACCAAGAAGTAG
- the lptB gene encoding LPS export ABC transporter ATP-binding protein, producing the protein MSFLEAETLHKVYGKREVVRGISLSMKQGEVVGLLGPNGAGKTTTFYMLIGMVKPTSGIVKYDGSEITDWPLHERARVGLSYLPQESSVFRKLTVRQNLELILEHTDMSKAQQNKRADTLLEEFRITHIADSMAMHLSGGERRRLEIARALIRKPRFILLDEPFAGIDPLAVDDIQAIIRGLSDRGIGVLISDHNVRETLNICDRAYLVFEGQIILNGTPAQIVNDPKARRVYLGEGFSL; encoded by the coding sequence ATGTCGTTTCTTGAAGCAGAGACACTGCATAAGGTGTATGGAAAACGAGAGGTAGTGCGCGGCATTTCCCTGAGTATGAAGCAGGGGGAAGTGGTGGGACTTCTCGGGCCCAACGGTGCCGGCAAGACCACAACCTTCTACATGCTGATCGGCATGGTGAAGCCCACAAGCGGCATCGTGAAGTATGACGGCAGCGAGATCACCGACTGGCCGCTCCACGAGCGCGCCCGCGTGGGATTGAGCTACCTTCCCCAGGAAAGCTCGGTGTTCCGCAAGCTGACCGTGCGCCAGAATCTCGAACTCATTCTTGAGCACACGGACATGTCCAAGGCTCAGCAGAACAAGCGTGCCGACACCTTGCTCGAAGAATTTCGCATCACGCATATTGCCGATTCCATGGCCATGCACCTTTCCGGTGGTGAACGCCGCCGTCTCGAAATTGCCCGCGCCCTCATCCGCAAGCCCCGCTTTATCCTGCTTGATGAGCCCTTTGCCGGCATCGATCCGCTGGCAGTGGATGATATTCAGGCCATTATCCGCGGCCTGAGCGACAGGGGTATCGGCGTACTCATTTCTGACCACAACGTCAGGGAAACACTCAATATCTGCGACAGGGCGTACCTTGTCTTCGAAGGGCAGATCATCCTCAACGGAACACCGGCTCAGATTGTTAACGATCCCAAAGCGCGACGCGTCTATCTGGGAGAAGGTTTCTCTTTGTAA